The Actinomycetota bacterium region ACGGCCGGCGACTGATTCACGAGGCCGCCCGGGCCGACGTGCCATGACCGCTCAGTGGGCAGTGCCGGCCGGCGCGTACCAGTCGTGACGGCACTGTTGCATTGAGCGATCACCCTGTGCGACTGGCTCCACTTCGCGGCCAAAGACGACAGATCATCGGCGCGGTCGAGTGGTTCGACCCTTTCTTAGCGCCCTTCCATAAGGAGAGCCTCCACGTTGCTGGGCTTCCCGGCACATTCCGGCTCAGCCTGGTTACACCGATTGGGTGGTCGCTTGAGGCTGGTTGGAGTATGAAAAGGGCCTCCTCACCTGGGAGGATGGCGGTTGCGAAGCCAGCCATGCACCACGAGCCGGAGGCACCTTTTCGATGCGATCCTCCCATGTCGTGCTGGACCAGGTCGATATCACCTTCGACGTTCCGCGGGCCATCGCCCATGCTGGCCTACTGCTGCCCGCCACCCTGGCCGAGCGGCTGGGGATCGAGGAGACCACTGACCAGCTCGTCGACCTCGGTGACCGCACCGGCGCGGCGCGCCCCGGCCGCAAGCTGCTAACGCTGGTGCATGCCATGGTCGCCGGTGGCGACTGCATCGACGACGTAGAGCTGCTGCGCTGCGGGTCGACCGGCAGCATCCTCGGCCACCGGGTGATGGCCGCCTCCACGGTGGGAACGTGGCTGCGCAGCTTCACCTTCGGGCACATCCGGCAGCTCGACAGGGTGACCGGCGAGATCCTCACCAGGGCGTGGGCGGCGGGCGCCGGACCCGGCGATGACCCGGTGATGATCGATGTGGACTCCACCATCTGCGAGGTGCACGGCTACCACAAGCAGGGCGCCTGCTACGGCTACACCCATCGGCTGGGCTACCACCCGCTGCTGGCGACCCGCGCCAACACCGGCGAGCTGCTGCACCCCCGGCTGCGCAAGGGCGCGGCCAACACCGCCCGCGGCATCGCCCGATTCGTTGACGAGCTGGTGGCCGGCTGCGCCGGGCCGGCGCCAGCGGCGAGCTGACCTTGCGGATGGACTCGGGATTCTGGTCGGCCAAGCTCATCGGGCGGCTGCGCGGCCACCGGGTGCGCTACTCGATCACGGTCCGCCAGACCAAGACGGTCCGCGCCGCCATCGCCGCCATTCCCGAAGCGGCCTGGGTCCCGATCGCCTACCAACCCGATGGGGTCGCGCAGGTCGCCGAGACCGGCTACCAGGGCGACCGGCTGATTGTGCGTC contains the following coding sequences:
- a CDS encoding transposase, coding for MLDQVDITFDVPRAIAHAGLLLPATLAERLGIEETTDQLVDLGDRTGAARPGRKLLTLVHAMVAGGDCIDDVELLRCGSTGSILGHRVMAASTVGTWLRSFTFGHIRQLDRVTGEILTRAWAAGAGPGDDPVMIDVDSTICEVHGYHKQGACYGYTHRLGYHPLLATRANTGELLHPRLRKGAANTARGIARFVDELVAGCAGPAPAAS